From a single Bemisia tabaci chromosome 10, PGI_BMITA_v3 genomic region:
- the LOC109038421 gene encoding uncharacterized protein, translated as MRVVEFKILLCLQMMPFISSDFTLTTNEDAVSGPDKTNHANPPPISNPNTGPVKDEYHPLREDLYAAAKNDPCSRLHSKSTLAEIREANRLCGVTLEKFKGLPKEETKNCQEPKNPQCVPHKEKRGRKWRTVYDCCYEVIFKAFEGSIPTKPFKSPIRDCFANIKWDSFFFGPRPFAASPDLSRKLSRRSVTLSDRMWMLILCIKSPKKDAIYNDPVFEGRIGMIGKHSFSSKSSRITENDRL; from the exons ATGCGGGTTGTGGAGTTCAAAATATTGTTGTGCTTGCAAATGATGCCCTTCATCTCTTCAGACTTCACCCTGACAACTAATGAGGATGCAGTTTCTGGCCCTGATAAAACG AATCATGCTAACCCGCCACCTATCTCGAACCCAAACACCGGTCCCGTGAAGGACGAATATCACCCACTCCGGGAGGATTTGTACGCGGCGGCAAAGAACGACCCGTGTTCAAGATTGCATTCAAAGTCCACACTCGCTGAAATCCGGGAGGCCAATCGACTTTGCGGTGTCACCCTCGAGAAGTTCAAAGGCCTACCCAAAGAGGAAACGAAAAATTGCCAGGAACCGAAGAATCCTCAATGCGTGCCTcataaggaaaaacgcggtaGGAAATGGAGGACCGTGTATGACTGTTGCTATGAG GTTATTTTCAAAGCATTCGAAGGCTCGATTCCAACTAAGCCCTTCAAGTCTCCGATTCGCGACTGCTTCGCGAACATCAAATGGGATTCCTTCTTTTTTGGACCACGACCCTTTGCCGCCAGTCCTGATCTTTCACGCAAGTTGAGTCGCCGATCTGTGACCCTCTCGGATCGCATGTGGATGCTCATTTTGTGCATTAAGAGTCCAAAGAAGGATGCTATTTACAACGACCCTGTATTTGAGGGCAGGATCGGGATGATTGGGAAACATTCTTTTTCATCCAAATCCTCGCGCATAACTGAGAATGACCGATTGTAA